DNA from Actinoplanes sp. SE50/110:
GTGGTGAGAAGGCCGGAGACGCAACTGACGCCGGTGACCGGGGAGGGCCACGCCTCGCGGACGAACCAGCACAGGGCCGGGTCGGCCGGGGCTGGCAGGGGAGGGGCGGTGGCGCGGTCGCGGGCGATCGAGGCGCACCAGCCGGTGGCGCCGGTGCCGGTGCCGACGATCAGGCCGGAGGAGGACTGGCGCTCGCGGGTGCCGTCCGGGGTGGTGATCACGTATCGGGCGGACTGATGGCCGGCGTGACCGATGTAGATCTCGTTGAGGCCGGCCAGCTCCTGTCCGTCGTCGAGCCGGGCGACCACCATGGTGCGCTGCTGGCGGGGCAGGCTGCCGCGGAGCAGCCGGCCGACCGCCGTCGCGGGGTGGCGGACCAGGACACCGGGGTTGCGGCCGGGCTCCGGGTCGACGCCGATCACCGGCTGGCCGTCGAGATATTTCGCGACGTTGGCGACCAGACCGTCCTGCCCGACGGCGATGACCACGTCCTCCGGGGCGAACAGGAAGCGCGGCAGGTCGGCGCGCTCGACGTGGCCGCGCCGCCAGTCGGCCGGGATGGCGGCCCCGACCTGGGTCAGTGCCTCCCGCAGCGCCTCGTGCCGGGTGGACACCTCGTCGAGGTCTCGGCCGCGCTGTTTCAGGAAGTAGGCCGCGGCGCCGCGGGTGCCGTGCCGGGCGAGCAGCTCATCGAGCTCGCTGCGCCGCGACACGATCACCACGCGGGGGGTCAAGGTGCTCACCAGAAGATCCTCCAATACCGCTCGTCACCATGGGCCCGCGGCGAGCCGGCCGCCGGCCGCGGATCGGGCCCGAGCAGTCCGGCCGGCGCGCCGGGACTGCTCAGGCGGCAGGCCGCCCGCGCAGGCTGATCAGCGTGCCGGGGTTGCCTGCGCGGTGGTCCATTTGATCAGCCCGCTGAGGGTGGTCAGGAGCCGATGCGGCCGAGGAGCCTGGTGAGCATGTCCGGGGTGACGGTGAGCTCGCCGATCGCCGGGAGGTGCTGGGCCAGCTCGCGCAGGGCCAGCGCCTGCAGCACCTCGGGCGGCAGGTCCCGGTAGGCCGCGAGGCGGGCCGCCTCGGCCTCCGCCTCGGCGAGGCCGACGACCCGGGCGCCGGCCGCCCGGGCCTCGTCGCGCAGCCGCTCGGCGTCGGCCTCGGCGCTCGCCGCGAGCCGCGCCCGCTCGGCCTCGCCCTGGGCTGCCACCAGCTGCGACTCGGCGTCCAGCTCGGCGCCACGGCGGGCGTTGGCGCCGTGCTGCTCGACCAGGTGCTGCTCCTGCCGGGCGAGCTCGATCTTGCTCTGCAGCTCGTTCTCCGCGATGGAGCGTTCCTGCTGGACGGCGTGCGCCCGCCGGGCGTAGGTGGCCCGGTCGGCGTCCTGCTGCACCTTTTCCCGGGTGGGGGTCTGCAGCGCGCGCTCCAGGTCGGGCTCGGGACGGATCGCCACCACCCGGGCGCTGACCACGGTCACCCCGGTCTCGGCCAGCCGCGGGTCGGTGGCCAGCGCGTCGGCGACGCCCTGGCGGACCGGGGCGATGCCGGTGGTCAGCGTCTCGGCGAGCGGCAGCCGGGCGATCAGGTCGAGCGCGGGCTGCTGGGCCAGCTCGGCGAGCAGTGTGGCGACCTGGTCGAGGGGCTGACCGTGCCACTGTCCCCGGTAGGGGTCGATGGAGAAGTCGAGCCGGGACGCTGCGGCGGCCGGGTCGCTGAACCGGTAGGTCACCGTGGCCTGCACGGTCACGTCGGCGAAGTCCTCGGTGCGGGCGTGGAACAGCAGGGGCAGCTCGCGGTCGTCGACCGGCACCTCGGAGAGGACCGCGGTGAGCGGCCGATACCAGAAGGCGAGCCCGGTGCCGGCGCGCTTGGCCCGGCCCCGCACGGTGTAGCTGACCCAGCTGGTCGGGGCGGAGCGCAGGTGGCGCAGGTGCAGGCGGCGCTTGATGTCGGCCATCGGGGGGTCCTTCCTCGTTTTCGTCACGATGACGATAAAGCCTGCGAGCTATTATCGTCAACATGACCCTTAATGCGATGGCGGTCACGGTCGACCTGGTCCTGCTCACCATCCGGCAGCAGCGGCTGCAGGTGCTGCTGGTCCGCCGCGGTATCGAGCCCTTCCGGGGCGGCTGGGCGCTGCCCGGCGGGTTCGTCCTCGACGACGAGGACCTCGACGACGCCGCCCGCCGCGAGCTGCGCGAGGAGACCGGGGTCGACGCGGTCGCCGGTCACCTGGAGCAGCTCGGGACCTATGGGCGGCCCGGC
Protein-coding regions in this window:
- a CDS encoding SPFH domain-containing protein, yielding MADIKRRLHLRHLRSAPTSWVSYTVRGRAKRAGTGLAFWYRPLTAVLSEVPVDDRELPLLFHARTEDFADVTVQATVTYRFSDPAAAASRLDFSIDPYRGQWHGQPLDQVATLLAELAQQPALDLIARLPLAETLTTGIAPVRQGVADALATDPRLAETGVTVVSARVVAIRPEPDLERALQTPTREKVQQDADRATYARRAHAVQQERSIAENELQSKIELARQEQHLVEQHGANARRGAELDAESQLVAAQGEAERARLAASAEADAERLRDEARAAGARVVGLAEAEAEAARLAAYRDLPPEVLQALALRELAQHLPAIGELTVTPDMLTRLLGRIGS
- a CDS encoding inorganic polyphosphate/ATP-NAD kinase, which produces MSTLTPRVVIVSRRSELDELLARHGTRGAAAYFLKQRGRDLDEVSTRHEALREALTQVGAAIPADWRRGHVERADLPRFLFAPEDVVIAVGQDGLVANVAKYLDGQPVIGVDPEPGRNPGVLVRHPATAVGRLLRGSLPRQQRTMVVARLDDGQELAGLNEIYIGHAGHQSARYVITTPDGTRERQSSSGLIVGTGTGATGWCASIARDRATAPPLPAPADPALCWFVREAWPSPVTGVSCVSGLLTTGQELELTSESERLVVFADGLESDALELSWGQRVRVSLAPRHLSLV